AACCGGTAGTAGGAAAACCATCATTGCATAGGACGACATAGCttgaataacattttttaatagGACCTCCCTGCCAGCACGAGATAGAAAGCGTGCGTTCCAACCCCGAATTTTTTATAGAATGTGTTCCTTAAGAAAACCAAGAATTTCCTTTTTTCTCCGGCCAATCAATGATGGGAGGCCTAAATAACGACCAGCAGTGTTCCCTTCTGTCACTCCCAAAGTTTGAACCACCACCTCCCGAATCTGCAGTTCAACGTTTGTGCTAAAACAGATGGCAAATTTATCATAGTTTATTTTTTGACCCGATGGCACAGAATACAAGTCAAGAACAGCCTTCATATTCATACTCTCCTGTAAGTTTGCTTTGAAGAATAAAAAGCAGTCGTCGGCGAATAATAAGTGTGATAAGGATGGTGCTCCTCTACAAACCCGTACTCCATGCAGATTCCCCGAAATTATATGCCTATCAATCAGCGCACTTAGACCCTCCACCACAAATAAGAATAAGTAAGGCGATAATGGGTCACCTTGACGAAACCCACGCTGTGGAATTACCAGACCTAACTGGCGTTGTTCATACAAAATATGGTACTTCACATATGTTACGGTCTCAAGTAGAATATCCACCCATTTGCGATCAAAGCCCATTCTCAACATGTTTGCCTCTAAGAATCTCCATTCAACTCAGTCATATGCCTTGCTCATATCAACCTTCAAGGCTGCCATTCCCTCCCGTCCTTGTGTCTTACGCTTCAAATAGTGGTGAACTTCGTATGCCAGCATAATATTGTCACTAATGAGGCGTCCTGGAATAAAGGCGCTCTGCGCTCCCGAAATAAGCCCATCAAGAAGGACTTTCAGGCGGTTGGCACAGACCTTGGCATCAATCTTGTACAGCACATTGCACAAAGCTATCGGACGCAAGTCCATCATCGTTTCTGGACTAGCCTTCTTAGGGATCAATATGGCTCTATTTTTTCACAATTGAAATGTACATTTTATACAATCATATTTAGCATGTATCTGCTAAAAAAATTTCACACTATAAATAAATGAACCCACTGACAAAcatatgtactatatatagtGCACACACGTCATACTTATACATCGCGCTATGCAAACGTTCACGTTGAAGTGTACACATTCACATCATGCACCACTCCCACCAATAACAAGGAAAACAAGGTTAAAAACCTAACTGATTTACATAACTGACCAGTGCAAAAATACATCATCAAATACTATGCACACATCATTTTTACCACAGTAAGATGTAGAtagattttaattattaattacgaTAGAAATTGAAAGAAATATATCTTTATTTAGATCCCATATTCCAACCAAATCACACAAAATGGAGTAATTAATTTATCAGAATTTAAGTGTCcatctaaatattattttttgagtactactaactctgttacattatagtatttgttcataactactttctcaacctaacgAAGCACAAAGTGTGCATCTAAACAGTTAACAATTGAGATAATTAATTTATGTCCAAGACGATGAATTAACAAGTCATAACTGAATAGTAATAGAATGAATAgtgataaataattaatctatcGCCAATTATAGAAATAGTTGGaaaggttttcaaaataaaactcTTATTAAAGTTCTTAGGAATATATTTATAGCATgatgtaaatttttattaacagAGTCAAGGTGGTCGAGTTGGTCTAAGGCACCAGTTTCAGGTACTGGTCTGAAAGGgcatgggttcaaatcccattcttgacatttttttcattattttgcaGAACCAAAATAGAGAGATGCTTCTGTTCCTGTTGgtagtttttaaaatttgccTTTCTGTGGTAGAATGAACACACCCATGACATGAATGCATTCATAAGTTTAAATGTTTGTTCCTGTTGGTTGTTTTTTAAATCTGCCTTTCTGTGGTAGAATGAACACACCCATGACATGAATGCATTCATAAGTTTAAATGTTATCTGGCATTCATAGCATCTTCTTCATCATGAAAACTTACTTAATTGCTAAACTATTAAGCTTGAATTAGGATGAATGATTTGAAGAATGTTTGTAGAAGTGCACTACTTCAGAGTTCAGTCATGTTTTGTTAACATTTGTTAAATATCTCATATCTGTTTTTTATTCTGTGTATTGGCATAGCAAAAGCATACAGATTTAAAGTTGGTTTATTAACTAAtacatgtttttatttttctagaaattaaaaaacaaaatattttttttcaaaattttaatttgttgctaCAATtttctagaatatatatatatatatatatatatatatatatattgacagaGTAATTGAATAAGCACCCGACCCGAACCACAGGCAGACAAGCGGATGCAGAGAAGCCAAACGGTCACCTGTTACACAAGCGCGGcatattgaagagaaattaCTCCCACGACGCCTTGTTGTTATTACCCGCACTTAATTAGTACAGGCATTAAGTGTCCGTTACACTCACATAAGGGTCGTTGCACTCATAGGTATAAATAGTGAACCCTGTTGTAGGGGAGGGGGGCTCTGTTTCTGACACACGCAAACTATTGTACTGAAACTGATATACTCGCTTATCAAATATACTCCAGTAACTTTCTTACCGTCATTGGTAgctcattgagagccgagattaAATATCATGCAAAATTTCACAAACTAGCTTGTCCCAAGAAATGACACGATCAGATCTAGCAGCTACCATGGTTCTCGTTACTTGAACGACAACTGCAATCACGGCCGTGAAAGGGATCTTTGTAGCTAGCTCAACAACAATCGTGGATGGAGGTCGCGTTATCGTCCAGGTCGTGGACTTCCAAGAGAACTGCCCATGTCATTTTACATGCGACGACGCTGGCTTAGCTAGTGGCAAGGATGCAAGGCTAGCTCCCCCATTGCCTCCTCAAGAAGTAGAGGTGGACTCCACGCGGAGAGAGAAAACACAAGGTCGAGGCCGCCTTGGCAACGCAAGGCCACCTCGGCCGCAATTCAAGGCCTCGGACGCGCCTCGGACACTTGTGTGTCTGCCTCCTCCATGAGTCCGCCTCCTtaagtgcgtccgcctcctccaTGCTTCCGTCTCCATAAGTGCATCCGCCtccatgcgtccgcctcctcaagtgtgtCCACCTCTATGCGTCCACCTGCTCAAGTACGTCCACCTCCTCAAGTGTGTCCACCTCATCCATGCgaccgcctcctcaagtgcgtccgcctcttCCATGCGtccacctcctcaagtgcgtctgcCTCCTCAAGTGTGTCCGCCTCCTCCATTTGTCCACCTCCTtaagtgcgtccgcctcctcaagtgcgtccgcctcttccatgcgtccgcctcctcaagtgtgtCCACCTCATCCATGCGACGGCCTCCTCAAGTGCGGCCGCCTCTtccatgcgtccgcctcctcaagtgtgtCCACCTCATCCATGCGACGGCCTCCTCAAGTGCGGCCGCCTCTtccatgcgtccgcctcctcaagtgtgtCCACCTCATCCATGCGACGGCCTCCTCAAGTGCGGCCGCCTCTtccatgcgtccgcctcctcaagtgtgtCCACCTCATCCATGCGACGGCCTCCTCAAGTGCGGCCGCCTCTtccatgcgtccgcctcctcaagtgtgtCCACCTCATCCATGCGACGGCCTCCTCAAGTGCGGCCGCCTCTtccatgcgtccgcctcctcaagtgtgtCCACCTCATCCATGCGACGGCCTCCTCAAGTGCGGCCGCCTCTtccatgcgtccgcctcctcaagtgtgtCCACCTCATCCATGCGACGGCCTCCTCAAGTGCGGCCGCCTCTtccatgcgtccgcctcctcaagtgtgtCCACCTCATCCATGCGACGGCCTCCTCAAGTGCGGCCGCCTCTtccatgcgtccgcctcctcaagtgtgtCCACCTCATCCATGCGACGGCCTCCTCAAGTGCGGCCGCCTCTtccatgcgtccgcctcctcaagtgtgtCCACCTCATCCATGCGACGGCCTCCTCAAGTGCGGCCGCCTCTtccatgcgtccgcctcctcaagtgtgtCCACCTCATCCATGCGACGGCCTCCTCAAGTGCGGCCGCCTCTtccatgcgtccgcctcctcaagtgtgtCCACCTCATCCATGCGACGGCCTCCTCAAGTGCGGCCGCCTCTtccatgcgtccgcctcctcaagtgtgtCCACCTCATCCATGCGACGGCCTCCTCAAGTGCGGCCGCCTCTtccatgcgtccgcctcctcaagtgtgtCCACCTCATCCATGCGACGGCCTCCTCAAGTGCGGCCGCCTCTtccatgcgtccgcctcctcaagtgtgtCCACCTCATCCATGCGACGGCCTCCTCAAGTGCGGCCGCCTCTtccatgcgtccgcctcctcaagtgtgtCCACCTCATCCATGCGACGGCCTCCTCAAGTGCGGCCGCCTCTtccatgcgtccgcctcctcaagtgtgtCCACCTCATCCATGCGACGGCCTCCTCAAGTGCGGCCGCCTCTtccatgcgtccgcctcctcaagtgtgtCCACCTCATCCATGCGACGGCCTCCTCAAGTGCGGCCGCCTCTtccatgcgtccgcctcctcaagtgtgtCCACCTCATCCATGCGACGGCCTCCTCAAGTGCGGCCGCCTCTtccatgcgtccgcctcctcaagtgtgtCCACCTCATCCATGCGACGGCCTCCTCAAGTGCGGCCGCCTCTtccatgcgtccgcctcctcaagtgtgtCCACCTCATCCATGCGACGGCCTCCTCAAGTGCGGCCGCCTCTtccatgcgtccgcctcctcaagtgtgtCCACCTCATCCATGCGACGGCCTCCTCAAGTGCGGCCGCCTCTtccatgcgtccgcctcctcaagtgtgtCCACCTCATCCATGCGACGGCCTCCTCAAGTGCGGCCGCCTCTtccatgcgtccgcctcctcaagtgtgtCCACCTCATCCATGCGACGGCCTCCTCAAGTGCGGCCGCCTCTtccatgcgtccgcctcctcaagtgtgtCCACCTCATCCATGCGACGGCCTCCTCAAGTGCGGCCGCCTCTtccatgcgtccgcctcctcaagtgtgtCCACCTCATCCATGCGACGGCCTCCTCAAGTGCGGCCGCCTCTtccatgcgtccgcctcctcaagtgtgtCCACCTCATCCATGCgaccgcctcctcaagtg
This portion of the Ipomoea triloba cultivar NCNSP0323 chromosome 5, ASM357664v1 genome encodes:
- the LOC116020383 gene encoding uncharacterized protein LOC116020383, whose translation is MRRPPQVRPPLPCVRLLKCVHLIHATASSSAAASSMRPPPQVCPPHPCDGLLKCGRLFHASASSSVSTSSMRRPPQVRPPLPCVRLLKCVHLIHATASSSAAASSMRPPPQVCPPHPCDGLLKCGRLFHASASSSVSTSSMRRPPQVRPPLPCVRLLKCVHLIHATASSSAAASSMRPPPQVCPPHPCDGLLKCGRLFHASASSSVSTSSMRRPPQVRPPLPCVRLLKCVHLIHATASSSAAASSMRPPPQVCPPHPCDGLLKCGRLFHASASSSVSTSSMRRPPQVRPPLPCVRLLKCVHLIHATASSSAAASSMRPPPQVCPPHPCDGLLKCGRLFHASASSSVSTSSMRRPPQVRPPLPCVRLLKCVHLIHATASSSAAASSMRPPPQVCPPHPCDGLLKCGRLFHASASSSVSTSSMRRPPQVRPPLPCVRLLKCVHLIHATASSSAAASSMRPPPQVCPPHPCDGLLKCGRLFHASASSSVSTSSMRRPPQVRPPLPCVRLLKCVHLIHATASSSAAASSMRPPPQVCPPHPCDGLLKCGRLFHASASSSVSTSSMRRPPQVRPPLPCVRLLKCVHLIHATASSSAAASSMRPPPQVCPPHPCDRLLKCVRLFHASTSSSASASSSVSASSICPPP